From the genome of Medicago truncatula cultivar Jemalong A17 chromosome 2, MtrunA17r5.0-ANR, whole genome shotgun sequence:
GATATGATAGATTTGATGTGtgcattttttctaaaaaattctgTAATAATTCTTATTCCTAATTCAATCATGCCTTGCTTCTTCCAGGTTAGGTTcttgacaaaaatatatcatcCTAACATTGACAAGGTATGCTTTGCTTTGCTTCCCTcgcttttcttttcttctttgatgATAACCTTTCATAAAAGTTGAACTTCGATTCGATGCAGCTTGGCAGGATATGTCTTGATATTCTGAAAGATAAGTGGACTCCTGCCCTCCAGATTCGCACTGTACTTTTGaggtatttttaattttcacctTTTACTTTAGTGGATTAACCTTTTGCTGCACCAATTCATTTCCTGAAAAACTGTAGTTAATAGATCATATGTGAAATAATCTTTTATGTAtcttaaatcatttttaaaactgCAGTTAACTCAAGTGGATTTGCAAGCCTGcaaattgaacatttttttaaattaatgttttatgTATCTTAAATCATTTTGTTAGAaagaatttttcattttggtaTAGTTTTATGGGAAAACAGATTGTTAAATTAACTTGTCAAATAGACATTTTTTAAACCATAAATTTTCTGTGTGAATGCATAAAAGAGGGGTGGGAGGGAGCAAAAAGAAACACTTGATTGATTGTGGTGACTTACTCAATTTGTACGTGAAGGTCCAGCTGGATCTTACTTTTGATTTCTGAGTTACTCTTGCATATACATAACATTGTGGAAAGTtggttaaaaatgaaaaatttaccTGCCATGTATTGGATATAATGAtttattgataataatataaatttggctaaaatatggttttggtccctgcaaatatgcctcgttttggttttagtccctgtaaaaaaaaattgttgtttttggtccctgcaaatatgcctcattttggttttggtccctggctccacttttgtgatgatttgcacacgtgacacatgatgactgaaccaaaacgaggcatatttgcagggacctaaaccatattttagcttaTAAATTTTGCGGGCCTATAAATTTTGCGGGTCCTATTTTAGTATTCAAGCTCTTTTGAGTGCACCAAACCCAGATGATCCTCTTTCTGAGAACATTGCTAAGCATTGGAAATCTAATGAGGCTGAGGCTGTTGAGACAGGTATGTCTCTTCTGCTAGCATGATTACAtcaaagtttgttatttttttatgatagcATCAGACGTGCTATGTGTATATTTTCTTATGAAAATGACGGTATTTTTTAAATCTGCAGCCAAAGATTGGACCAGATTATATGCCAGCGGTGCTTGACAATTTGGTGGATACTTTTGGTCTCAAATAACAATAGTGGAAGTGTATGCTATTAACTATCAAATTGAAATGGAAAAATTTAGAGGAATTGTCTAAACTATGTGGAGTCCATTTTCCTCTTATAGCTTCCGGTTACATGTTTATTGCTTTCTATCTTCCGGAAGACTTCTATTGGAACTTGTATGAATATATGGATGTTTTATGTGTCAAATTTAAAACATGGTCCATCTTCAACTGCTAAATGTAATTTTGGATTCTCAACTCAAACGTTTTGAATAAGCTTTTCGTTTGGTTTGTCCACATTATGATGAATTTGGCTTGTCTTGAGTGAAGATTACCATTTAAATGGGTATAGTGTTGAATCATAATGGAAAAATCTAACAGTTCTATTCAATAATATTCTCAGCCGTggaatttttcaattattagtTAAAACTtgcattttatcttttatatcaattttaataatcCCACTTTCCTCAAAGAAGTCAAATCCATTATACCCCGTTAATCCATGTTTGTTGTTTGGTTGTGAAATAAAGAAACTATCTTAATGCAACGTTTGTGTCCAATTGGTAAAGGTTGGTTGTGTTTTGTGAAGAGATTTGGACAAAAGAGTTCTTTCCTCGTTTGGATCATGTGAAAAAACTTGTTAGAGGCATAGGTGTCTATTCCTATGTCAAATCGATAATTGACCTATTTGagactttttgtttttaatttgaattgatGGAATTGATTAAACCCTGCTTGGAATTAGTGTTTAATGTGAAGTTTGGAGTTTACTGTTAATTGTGTGATTCTGTGATGTCGTTACGTATCAATTGTGTCCAAAACGTGCATGGACGGTGATCATCAGCAATTACATGACTGTCATGATATTGACACCTATAAATTCACTTAACTGCCTACAATTGTTCTGGTCCATAGGAATCACATATTAAACATCGAGGGCCATACGATACAATCTTGCTGGCTAAGGTCAAACTTAGGGAGTTCACTTTCATAGATTTTGGCGTTAAGCATATTGTTTCGTTGAATGTACGTGGAACCCTAAAGTCAATTTCAAACAGATAAGTCTGAACCGTTTTTTTAATGTAACATGCTAAAATATTAAGTGTAGGACATCTTTTAGTTACATTTTCTCTCAATTAtgagtcctttttttttttggtctagttATGAGTCCTTTCTTTAGTGAGGCTTAAAACAAGTATTTTAGTTATTGTTCAAGAGTCATTTAAGCTTGAACCCATAGAGGAATGacggataattttttttttcactcagATGGGTTAAATTGTTCTTTGAAATTGTATCGTAATACACTTGTTCTGCATCTTCATATATgactacattttttttccatcttcCTCTTCATCAATTTGcattcttttaaaatcttttaaggtttttttctagattacctttgaagaatggtgggtaatttacccaccagccaatgaaaatgagcaatttgttggtggggtcaagatagttcatagataccacttaaaaatgtgcttatgtggctaatgtgtattggttagGGTAAATTATCCATCATTCTTCCAtaggtaccctagttgtcaccatcttttaaatgatttttatttttaagtttgttGAGGACGAAGCAGACTAGTTAGTTCTCATACTTATCGTTTTTAATTTGTGTT
Proteins encoded in this window:
- the LOC120575836 gene encoding ubiquitin-conjugating enzyme E2 35 isoform X2, translated to MANRNLPPRIIKETQRLLSEPAPGISASPSEDNMRYFNVMILGPTQSPYEGGVFKLELFLPEEYPMAAPKVRFLTKIYHPNIDKLGRICLDILKDKWTPALQIRTVLLSQRLDQIICQRCLTIWWILLVSNNNSGSVCY
- the LOC120575836 gene encoding ubiquitin-conjugating enzyme E2 36 isoform X1; protein product: MANRNLPPRIIKETQRLLSEPAPGISASPSEDNMRYFNVMILGPTQSPYEGGVFKLELFLPEEYPMAAPKVRFLTKIYHPNIDKLGRICLDILKDKWTPALQIRTVLLSIQALLSAPNPDDPLSENIAKHWKSNEAEAVETAKDWTRLYASGA